From Paenibacillus sp. PK3_47, the proteins below share one genomic window:
- a CDS encoding alpha-mannosidase encodes MTRTTAHLISHTHWDREWYMPYERHHVLLAKLMNELLETLEKDERYRYFHLDGQTIIIEDYLQVHPEKRETLEKFIREGRIVIGPWYVLQDEFLTSSEANVRNLLIGHQDAAKYGVISKLGYFPDSFGNMGQAPQLLKQADIETAVFGRGVKPTGFDNLVVDLNSASYESPYSEMFWASPDGSVVLGLLFANWYSNGNEVPADAQEAKVFWDKKLADAGKYASTPELLFMNGCDHQPVQRDLAAALETARRLYPDVDFVHSSFEQYLQALTSSLPDDLVTVNGELRSQHTDGWGTLVNTASARVYLKQMNQRGQTLLEKGAEPLATLAFLLSGQAYPHALLTYAWKTLMQNHPHDSICGCSVDEVHREMITRFEKSRHTGEAIIEDSLKAVTGQIDTSGTASWGKSAIPVAVFNTTGWERSGTVSVEVIAAKRYFKEGPNPPAIAEALDLLPLDLENGRLLDSEGQAISCRAEDLGTRFGYELPDDQFRKPYMARIISLTFEASQIPPLGYTTYAWVQSPAVPAEAAASPLELTERGMANEYLAVQIREDGSYDVTDKTTGKVFGGLGVYENCGDIGNEYVFRQPEGDVPLTTRGLDARISLAEHEPYRITYEIIHEWQIPASADASFGEEKRRMVPFRKRKAGRAAEQVPLRIVTRISLEAAGTGIQVSAAFNNQAMDHRLRVLFPAGLAASTLLADSIFEAAERDIEPAPDWSNPSNAQHQQAYVSVSDGSCGLMIANKGLNEYEVLRDGSNTIAVTLLRSVSEMGDWGAFPTPEAQCLGEHTAEFAVRPYAGDAGQPEASAWAYQYQTPWFAAQAGIQQGTLPVRYQPLEWQGRTLALSAFKMSKDHEDVILRWYNLAHKEQDFTLKANFPVQTVYASDILERRKHEQASDEGTLHHTVSKAQIVTYALQPRQS; translated from the coding sequence ATGACACGTACAACTGCCCACCTGATTTCGCACACCCATTGGGACAGGGAATGGTATATGCCTTATGAGCGTCATCATGTGCTGCTGGCCAAGCTGATGAATGAACTCCTGGAAACGCTGGAGAAGGATGAACGCTACCGTTATTTTCACCTGGACGGACAGACCATTATTATTGAGGATTATCTTCAGGTCCACCCCGAAAAAAGAGAAACGCTGGAAAAATTCATCCGTGAAGGACGCATTGTCATCGGCCCCTGGTATGTGCTGCAGGACGAGTTCCTGACCAGCTCGGAAGCCAATGTCCGTAATCTGCTGATCGGCCATCAGGATGCGGCCAAGTATGGCGTCATCTCCAAGCTGGGCTATTTTCCGGATTCCTTTGGCAATATGGGACAGGCGCCGCAGCTGCTGAAGCAGGCGGATATTGAAACTGCAGTGTTCGGACGCGGCGTGAAGCCGACCGGCTTTGACAATCTGGTCGTAGATTTGAACAGCGCCAGCTATGAATCGCCTTATTCGGAAATGTTCTGGGCGTCCCCCGACGGCTCCGTCGTGCTGGGACTGCTTTTCGCGAACTGGTACAGCAATGGGAATGAGGTGCCTGCCGATGCGCAGGAAGCCAAGGTGTTCTGGGACAAAAAGCTCGCCGATGCCGGCAAATATGCCTCTACTCCGGAGCTGCTGTTCATGAACGGCTGTGATCATCAGCCTGTGCAGCGCGATCTTGCTGCTGCGCTGGAGACTGCAAGAAGGCTGTACCCGGACGTGGATTTTGTCCATTCCAGCTTCGAGCAGTATCTGCAGGCGCTTACGTCTTCGCTTCCGGATGATCTGGTAACGGTGAACGGCGAGCTGCGCAGCCAGCACACCGACGGCTGGGGAACACTGGTGAATACCGCTTCGGCCCGTGTCTACCTGAAGCAGATGAACCAGCGGGGCCAGACGCTGCTGGAGAAGGGGGCCGAGCCGCTCGCCACGCTTGCCTTTCTGCTCAGCGGACAAGCCTATCCCCATGCCCTGCTGACCTATGCCTGGAAGACGCTGATGCAGAACCATCCCCATGACAGCATCTGCGGCTGCAGCGTGGATGAGGTTCACCGGGAGATGATTACACGCTTTGAGAAAAGCAGGCATACCGGTGAGGCGATTATTGAAGACAGCCTGAAGGCTGTCACCGGACAAATAGACACTTCCGGTACAGCTTCCTGGGGAAAATCCGCTATTCCCGTAGCCGTCTTCAATACCACAGGCTGGGAACGCAGCGGAACAGTAAGCGTGGAGGTTATCGCCGCCAAACGTTATTTTAAGGAAGGACCGAACCCTCCGGCGATTGCCGAGGCGCTGGACCTGCTGCCGCTGGATCTGGAGAACGGCCGGCTGCTGGATAGTGAAGGGCAGGCCATCTCCTGCCGGGCAGAGGATCTCGGCACCCGGTTCGGCTATGAGCTGCCGGACGACCAGTTCCGCAAGCCGTATATGGCCCGCATCATCTCTCTGACCTTCGAGGCCTCACAGATTCCGCCGCTCGGCTACACAACATACGCCTGGGTACAGTCACCGGCTGTCCCTGCCGAAGCTGCGGCCAGTCCGCTGGAACTGACGGAGCGTGGAATGGCCAATGAATATCTTGCAGTTCAGATCCGGGAAGACGGCTCCTATGATGTAACGGACAAGACCACCGGCAAAGTCTTTGGAGGACTCGGTGTCTATGAGAACTGCGGCGATATCGGCAATGAGTATGTATTCCGCCAGCCGGAGGGCGATGTTCCGCTGACTACCCGCGGTCTTGATGCCCGCATCTCGCTTGCCGAGCATGAGCCTTACCGCATTACCTATGAAATCATTCACGAATGGCAGATACCGGCTTCAGCCGACGCTTCGTTCGGGGAGGAGAAACGCCGGATGGTTCCTTTCCGGAAGCGCAAAGCTGGACGCGCCGCTGAACAAGTGCCGCTGCGGATCGTAACCCGGATCAGCCTGGAGGCTGCCGGAACCGGCATTCAGGTCTCTGCCGCGTTTAATAACCAGGCCATGGACCACCGGCTGCGCGTACTTTTCCCTGCCGGGCTTGCCGCCTCCACCCTTCTGGCTGATTCCATCTTTGAAGCGGCGGAGCGAGATATCGAGCCGGCTCCGGACTGGAGCAACCCGAGCAATGCGCAGCATCAGCAGGCTTATGTCAGTGTGTCGGACGGCAGCTGCGGCCTTATGATCGCCAACAAAGGGCTGAATGAATACGAGGTTCTGCGCGACGGCAGCAATACCATTGCGGTAACCCTGCTGCGCAGCGTGTCGGAGATGGGCGACTGGGGGGCGTTCCCGACACCGGAAGCCCAGTGCCTCGGAGAACATACTGCAGAATTTGCAGTTCGTCCTTATGCCGGAGATGCCGGCCAGCCGGAAGCTTCGGCCTGGGCCTATCAATACCAGACACCTTGGTTCGCTGCTCAGGCCGGCATACAGCAGGGTACACTGCCTGTCCGCTATCAGCCGCTGGAGTGGCAGGGCCGGACACTTGCGCTCTCTGCCTTTAAAATGTCCAAAGACCACGAAGACGTTATTCTGCGGTGGTACAATCTGGCGCACAAGGAGCAGGATTTTACGCTCAAGGCTAACTTCCCCGTCCAGACTGTATATGCCAGTGATATTCTGGAGCGCCGGAAACACGAGCAGGCTTCAGACGAAGGAACACTTCATCATACCGTCAGCAAAGCCCAGATTGTCACCTATGCGCTGCAACCGCGGCAATCCTAA